The proteins below are encoded in one region of Vespula pensylvanica isolate Volc-1 chromosome 4, ASM1446617v1, whole genome shotgun sequence:
- the LOC122628726 gene encoding F-box/WD repeat-containing protein 5 isoform X1, which translates to MDVVENIIENGTNSVESLDEETNTNGDSTQISEGDENWYYMPDSILLSIFQYLTPRELVTAGEVCRSWNKVSQDEFLWRDLFYQTYKIDSDIGIMPGKTSWFEEFKRLAYHTPLIETEVLNHHSHQVLHVSFSHNGKMFATCSKDGYILVWKSQHPVNIIYLNDMKTFSWKYTQFSQFNSTDTLLLVSGVHFGTPHSTSGEIAVFRVAPGFQLQCRVANKPYDIFGTWYSEHYLLSGNLHWLAHLVSTSVLWLNKANQESASEHVPIMTQLFRFYNGNASSIRAIMIANCLAPAIDSESSQDQPSSSNIKEDNVQNHVATSSTNNSPQEEPVVLHHVSSRLQYSTIEGRFMNWIKLGDGFEYASPIQYNKEYRQVEKEKTVHETDSESDSENENENENENENENENENENENENENENHQWNEENESAESSTAEECDSDELSNNPEKFLIFTTGSKTYTPHQVGFKRIKLVTFPRRLDPGPSLRERLAQRERERERQNSGTLYTNWLDYEAVADRFDKVDHLIDLHGHIIGMGLSPDHRYLYVNTRPWPRGYVITNPLQPPPIAQEIDIHVIDLVTLKQVGTMLRAHKAYTPNNECFFIFLDVCNEYVASGAEDKHGYLWDRHYGVCLTKFPHSDVVNSVAFNPKDPEMLVTTSDDYTVKIWRSRAMVKSLGLNEHSFNRGMEMNLRNIDVEDRSWTP; encoded by the exons ATGGATGtggttgaaaatattatagaaaatggaACAAATAGCGTCGAAAGTCTCGACGAAGAAACAAATACAAATGGAGATTCAACACAAATATCAGAAGGTGATGAGAATTGGTATTATATGCCAGATTCTATACTTCTCAGTATTTTTCAATACCTAACACCAAGAGAACTAGTAACAGCAGGAGAAGTATGTAGATCATGGAACAAAGTATCGCAAGATGAATTTCTTTGGAGAGATTTATTCTATCAAACTTATAAAATAGATTCAGATATTGGTATTATGCCAG GAAAAACTTCCTGGTTTGAAGAATTTAAACGTTTAGCATATCATACTCCTTTAATAGAAACTGAAGTTCTCAATCATCATTCACATCAAGTATTGCATGTTAGTTTTTCGCACAATGGCAAAATGTTTGCAACATGTTCAAAAGATGGATACATTCTT GTATGGAAAAGTCAACACCcagttaatattatatatcttaatgACATGAAAACGTTTAGTTGGAAATATACTCAGTTTTCACAGTTTAATTCTACTGATACTTTGCTTCTTGTCTCTGGTGTACATTTTGGTACACCACATAGTACATCAGGAGAAATAGCTGTCTTCAGAGTAGCAC CTGGCTTTCAACTTCAATGTAGAGTAGCAAATAAGCCATATGACATATTTGGTACTTGGTATAGTGAACATTACCTTTTAAGTGGAAATTTACATTGGCTAGCACATCTGGTTAGTACTAGTGTACTCTGGCTAAATAAGGCTAATCAGGAATCAGCAAGTGAACATGTGCCCATCATGACACAATTGTTTAG GTTTTATAATGGAAATGCTTCTTCAATAAGAGCAATTATGATTGCAAATTGCTTAGCTCCTGCAATTGATTCTGAAAGTTCACAAGATCAACCTTCATCATCAAATATCAAAGAAGATAATGTTCAAAATCACGTAGCAACATCTTCAACTAATAATTCACCACAGGAAGAACCAGTTGTACTTCATCATGTCTCATCTAGATTACA atACAGTACAATAGAAGGACGTTTTATGAATTGGATAAAACTTGGTGATGGTTTTGAATATGCTAGTCCCATACAATACAATAAGGAATATAGACaagttgaaaaagagaaaacagtaCACGAAACTGATAGTGAAAGTGATAGTgaaaatgagaatgaaaatgaaaatgaaaatgaaaacgaaaatgaaaatgaaaatgaaaacgaaaatgaaaatgaaaatgaaaatcatcAGTGGAATGAAGAGAACGAATCTGCAG AATCATCAACAGCAGAAGAGTGTGATTCTGATGAATTATCTAATAATCCAgagaaatttctaatttttacaaCTGGATCAAAAACATATACACCTCATCAAGTTGGTTTTAAAAGGATCAAATTAGTTACCTTTCCAAGAAGATTAGATCCAGGACCATCACTTCGTGAAAGATTAGcgcaacgagaaagagaacgagaaagacaaAACTCAGGAACTTTGTATACTAATTGGTTGGATTATGAAGCAGTGGCTGATAGATTTGACAAAGTAGATCACTTAATTGATTTACATGGTCATATTATAGGAATGGGTCTTTCTCCAGATCACAG ataTTTATATGTCAATACAAGGCCTTGGCCAAGAGGATATGTTATTACTAATCCATTACAACCTCCACCTATAGCTCAAGAAATAGATATTCACGTAATTGATTTAGTAACATTGAAACAAGTTGGTACAATGTTAAGGGCACATAAAGCATATACTCCAAATAATGaatgtttctttatatttctggATGTATGCAACGAATATGTGGCAAG tggTGCTGAAGATAAACATGGCTATCTTTGGGATAGACATTATGGAGTTTGTTTAACCAAATTCCCTCATTCTGATGTTGTCAATTCTGTAGCTTTCAATCCTAAAGATCCCGAGATGTTAGTTACAACTAGCGATGATTATACAGTCAAGATATGGCGCAGTCGAGCCATGGTAAAATCCTTAGGTTTAAACGAACATTCTTTTAATCGAGGAAtggaa ATGAACCTACGTAACATTGATGTGGAAGACAGATCATGGACACCCTAG
- the LOC122628726 gene encoding F-box/WD repeat-containing protein 5 isoform X2 — MDVVENIIENGTNSVESLDEETNTNGDSTQISEGDENWYYMPDSILLSIFQYLTPRELVTAGEVCRSWNKVSQDEFLWRDLFYQTYKIDSDIGIMPGKTSWFEEFKRLAYHTPLIETEVLNHHSHQVLHVSFSHNGKMFATCSKDGYILVWKSQHPVNIIYLNDMKTFSWKYTQFSQFNSTDTLLLVSGVHFGTPHSTSGEIAVFRVAPGFQLQCRVANKPYDIFGTWYSEHYLLSGNLHWLAHLVSTSVLWLNKANQESASEHVPIMTQLFRFYNGNASSIRAIMIANCLAPAIDSESSQDQPSSSNIKEDNVQNHVATSSTNNSPQEEPVVLHHVSSRLQYSTIEGRFMNWIKLGDGFEYASPIQYNKEYRQVEKEKTVHETDSESDSENENENENENENENENENENENENENENHQWNEENESAESSTAEECDSDELSNNPEKFLIFTTGSKTYTPHQVGFKRIKLVTFPRRLDPGPSLRERLAQRERERERQNSGTLYTNWLDYEAVADRFDKVDHLIDLHGHIIGMGLSPDHRYLYVNTRPWPRGYVITNPLQPPPIAQEIDIHVIDLVTLKQVGTMLRAHKAYTPNNECFFIFLDVCNEYVASGAEDKHGYLWDRHYGVCLTKFPHSDVVNSVAFNPKDPEMLVTTSDDYTVKIWRSRAMMNLRNIDVEDRSWTP, encoded by the exons ATGGATGtggttgaaaatattatagaaaatggaACAAATAGCGTCGAAAGTCTCGACGAAGAAACAAATACAAATGGAGATTCAACACAAATATCAGAAGGTGATGAGAATTGGTATTATATGCCAGATTCTATACTTCTCAGTATTTTTCAATACCTAACACCAAGAGAACTAGTAACAGCAGGAGAAGTATGTAGATCATGGAACAAAGTATCGCAAGATGAATTTCTTTGGAGAGATTTATTCTATCAAACTTATAAAATAGATTCAGATATTGGTATTATGCCAG GAAAAACTTCCTGGTTTGAAGAATTTAAACGTTTAGCATATCATACTCCTTTAATAGAAACTGAAGTTCTCAATCATCATTCACATCAAGTATTGCATGTTAGTTTTTCGCACAATGGCAAAATGTTTGCAACATGTTCAAAAGATGGATACATTCTT GTATGGAAAAGTCAACACCcagttaatattatatatcttaatgACATGAAAACGTTTAGTTGGAAATATACTCAGTTTTCACAGTTTAATTCTACTGATACTTTGCTTCTTGTCTCTGGTGTACATTTTGGTACACCACATAGTACATCAGGAGAAATAGCTGTCTTCAGAGTAGCAC CTGGCTTTCAACTTCAATGTAGAGTAGCAAATAAGCCATATGACATATTTGGTACTTGGTATAGTGAACATTACCTTTTAAGTGGAAATTTACATTGGCTAGCACATCTGGTTAGTACTAGTGTACTCTGGCTAAATAAGGCTAATCAGGAATCAGCAAGTGAACATGTGCCCATCATGACACAATTGTTTAG GTTTTATAATGGAAATGCTTCTTCAATAAGAGCAATTATGATTGCAAATTGCTTAGCTCCTGCAATTGATTCTGAAAGTTCACAAGATCAACCTTCATCATCAAATATCAAAGAAGATAATGTTCAAAATCACGTAGCAACATCTTCAACTAATAATTCACCACAGGAAGAACCAGTTGTACTTCATCATGTCTCATCTAGATTACA atACAGTACAATAGAAGGACGTTTTATGAATTGGATAAAACTTGGTGATGGTTTTGAATATGCTAGTCCCATACAATACAATAAGGAATATAGACaagttgaaaaagagaaaacagtaCACGAAACTGATAGTGAAAGTGATAGTgaaaatgagaatgaaaatgaaaatgaaaatgaaaacgaaaatgaaaatgaaaatgaaaacgaaaatgaaaatgaaaatgaaaatcatcAGTGGAATGAAGAGAACGAATCTGCAG AATCATCAACAGCAGAAGAGTGTGATTCTGATGAATTATCTAATAATCCAgagaaatttctaatttttacaaCTGGATCAAAAACATATACACCTCATCAAGTTGGTTTTAAAAGGATCAAATTAGTTACCTTTCCAAGAAGATTAGATCCAGGACCATCACTTCGTGAAAGATTAGcgcaacgagaaagagaacgagaaagacaaAACTCAGGAACTTTGTATACTAATTGGTTGGATTATGAAGCAGTGGCTGATAGATTTGACAAAGTAGATCACTTAATTGATTTACATGGTCATATTATAGGAATGGGTCTTTCTCCAGATCACAG ataTTTATATGTCAATACAAGGCCTTGGCCAAGAGGATATGTTATTACTAATCCATTACAACCTCCACCTATAGCTCAAGAAATAGATATTCACGTAATTGATTTAGTAACATTGAAACAAGTTGGTACAATGTTAAGGGCACATAAAGCATATACTCCAAATAATGaatgtttctttatatttctggATGTATGCAACGAATATGTGGCAAG tggTGCTGAAGATAAACATGGCTATCTTTGGGATAGACATTATGGAGTTTGTTTAACCAAATTCCCTCATTCTGATGTTGTCAATTCTGTAGCTTTCAATCCTAAAGATCCCGAGATGTTAGTTACAACTAGCGATGATTATACAGTCAAGATATGGCGCAGTCGAGCCATG ATGAACCTACGTAACATTGATGTGGAAGACAGATCATGGACACCCTAG